GCTCGGGGTCTTCACGGTGGCGGCGATCGCGGGCCGGGAGGAGATCGGCCGGGCCTGGTGGCTGGTGCCGGGGGTGGCCAAGCCGCGCAAGGAGGGTGAGATCGACCACCCGGGCGCGAGCTGGACGGCGGCCTCGCCGGCGAACTGGCGGCTCGCGGACCGGCCCGACGACTACCGGGTCGACCGGATCGTCGTGCACGTCACACAGGGCGGCTTCGAGTCCTCGGTGGGCGCCTTCAAGAACCCGTGGCACAAGGCGTCGGCGCACTACATCGTGCGCGGGGACGGGCACGTGGAGCAGATGGTGCGCGAGCTCGACGTGGCCTTCCACGCGGGGAACCGCTCGATGAACGAGCGGAGCGTCGGCATCGAGCACGTGGGCTTCGTGGACCGGCCGAAGGACTTCACGGACGCGATGTACGAGGCCTCGGCCCGGCTGGCCGCCGACATCTGCCGCCGCTACGGCATACCCGCCGACCGCAAGCACATCGTGGGCCACTCCGAGGTCCCGGGCGCCGACCACACGGACCCCGGCCGCCACTGGGACTGGAACCGGTACATCCGCCTCGTCAAGGACGCCCTGGGCTCGTGACGCCCGCCGCGGCCGTGCGGCGGCAGCGCTAGCTGAGGCCCGCCGTGCGGGCGCGGTCCACGGCCGGGCCGATGGCTGCCGCCAGGGCCGCCACGTCCTCCTTCGTGGAGGTGTGGCCCAGGGAGAAGCGCAGGGTGCCGCGGGCCAGCTTCGGGTCGGTTCCGGTGGCCAGCAGGACGTGGCTGGGCTGGGCCACGCCGGCGGTGCAGGCGGAGCCGGTGGAGCACTCGATGCCCTGGGCGTCGAGCAGGAGCAGCAGGGAGTCCCCCTCGCAGCCGGGGAAGCTGAAGTGGGCGTTGGCCGGGAGCCGGTCGTCGGGGTCTCCCCCGAGGACGGCGTCCGGCACGGCCGCGCGGACGGCGGCGACGAGTTCGTCGCGCAGGGCGCCGATCTCCGTGGCGAAGCGTTCCCGCCGCTCGGCGGCGAGTACGGCGGCCACCGCGAAGGAGGCGATGGCCGGCACGTCGAGGGTCCCGGAGCGTACGTGCCGCTCCTGGCCGCCGCCGTG
This genomic window from Streptomyces sp. NBC_01351 contains:
- a CDS encoding N-acetylmuramoyl-L-alanine amidase, whose protein sequence is MKQGNEGKKPPGRTRRAVLFGGLGVFTVAAIAGREEIGRAWWLVPGVAKPRKEGEIDHPGASWTAASPANWRLADRPDDYRVDRIVVHVTQGGFESSVGAFKNPWHKASAHYIVRGDGHVEQMVRELDVAFHAGNRSMNERSVGIEHVGFVDRPKDFTDAMYEASARLAADICRRYGIPADRKHIVGHSEVPGADHTDPGRHWDWNRYIRLVKDALGS